In Vespula pensylvanica isolate Volc-1 chromosome 2, ASM1446617v1, whole genome shotgun sequence, the genomic window acgattaattatctCTTTCGAAAGTCCTACCGAAATTCAAAGGACGTTACGGTCCCCGGGCTACAGTACAGCTCTCGGTAACGATCGACCACCTGCGGCCTCTCTTCCACGCTAGGCTGGCCTACTCGAGCGAATATTAACCCCAAGCCCCGAACCTTGTTGTGTCGATTTCGGAGCATGCGCTTCGACGACGCGCCGGCGCATGTTATCCTTCTCCCACGCTgcgtacttacatatgtatgcgtagATATATCTCTGTAAGTACACGGTATATATCTCTCGGTGTGTTTCTCttcgtataagaaaaattttatatacgaagaaacgatttcagaatatacatacacacgcccACACTTCCTAATTGTACTATTCGTTCCTAACGaacaaaaaatctattttctttttgttttcttcttcctcttcagtAACTGCCGTTCGTGATACGATCTCCACGTTTTCTGGATTATCTTAGCCGCACGATTTTgttgaaaatgtttcattctttctaaaaatgctatcattatttctttctcttgttcttcctTCAAACGAACATATAATTCGTTTTGATCCATCAAACGTGTCTATAGAGAAATCAAGATgtttaaagaattataaaaataatgaacatttttaattaatatgaacgatgataatgaaattGTGTGTTTTTACGAACACGaagttcttcttgttcttctttaaGAGCGTTATTTGTGGTTGTCAGttcttctaataatttatatttagtgCCAATTACACGATCGTACTTTGCTAGAACTTCAATAGCTTTGTTTTGTACCTTCAGactatataacaataatatttaatatattattaataaaatgattaaataaatatatatgttaaaatatacCGTATGTACCGTGTGGTTCgtaaatctttctctcgtgtaGCATTTTCAGCATTtatcagttttattttttcatcgaaagaaTCTATTTCTGTTCGAAGtaattccattttattttga contains:
- the LOC122627169 gene encoding nucleoporin GLE1 isoform X1; this translates as MDLHAQYEIAIQRMVNLLVEFTKKIKAMKCLTLEKLIDELNIFKILIEKEMRTTPMIRKTYEIKIRTCQKDLKMAVKDVDALRCSLEEEILKFNEFKEETIIDIAKEESISRSITEMAKKKMAEQIEKSEHEIMRICKEHQNKMELLRTEIDSFDEKIKLINAENATREKDLRTTRLKVQNKAIEVLAKYDRVIGTKYKLLEELTTTNNALKEEQEELRTRLMDQNELYVRLKEEQEKEIMIAFLERMKHFQQNRAAKIIQKTWRSYHERQLLKRKKKTKRK